A section of the Salmo salar chromosome ssa05, Ssal_v3.1, whole genome shotgun sequence genome encodes:
- the LOC106605965 gene encoding sialic acid-binding Ig-like lectin 15 isoform X1, translating into MLQAQLFSLFSVITGTFSQPWSMTVPPVVNSTIGGDVVLPCSFTHPKQQDYPKDITVQWITRQFHDKPFFQCKVTNVTTGGMNECSVPESYQRFSVKGDPKQRDLSLLIRDLAVTDNGVYFCRVELDYYWGDGKWQTASGTQLNIIAKAQILSLSWVEASLGPGNGSLRCVVEGNPPSTITWFSSSKGNIDPGVSTIGTHPFQWTSSIPFFTQEVYTCRAENSLGRAERRFPPGPTALTVALSVCGVLLLLLLLGMALFYLGKRGYLRFCNSEKIKQQSELCTDPAIAVVSETSIYANVSEMESPRSLYKHDSPEDGNMELNLVYSDVQLNTTTQSPQRSSRVPIPDEGVHYAIVKLGWVNCRGTTERM; encoded by the exons ATGTTGCAGGCtcaactcttctctctcttctctgtcattACAG GCACCTTCTCACAGCCGTGGTCCATGACAGTTCCCCCTGTAGTGAATAGCACCATAGGAGGAGATGTGGTCCTACCCTGTTCCTTCACCCACCCCAAGCAACAAGACTACCCCAAAGACATCACAGTTCAGTGGATCACCAGACAATTCCATGATAAGCCCTTCTTCCAATGCAAGGTGACAAATGTTACTACAGGTGGAATGAATGAATGCTCAGTTCCAGAGTCATACCAACGCTTCTCAGTCAAAGGAGACCCTAAGCAGagggatctctctctcctcatcagagATCTGGCGGTCACAGACAATGGAGTATACTTCTGCAGAGTGGAGCTGGACTATTACTGGGGTGATGGGAAGTGGCAGACTGCCAGCGGCACACAGCTCAATATCATTG CTAAGGCCCAGATTCTCAGCCTGTCTTGGGTAGAGGCGTCCCTCGGACCAGGCAACGGGAGCCTCAGGTGTGTAGTTGAGGGGAACCCCCCATCCACCATCACCTGGTTCTCCTCCTCTAAGGGCAACATAGACCCAGGTGTCAGCACCATAGGAACCCACCCATTTCAGTGGACCAGTTCAATCCCCTTCTTCACCCAGGAAGTGTACACCTGCAGGGCAGAGAACAGCCTGGGGAGGGCAGAGAGACGGTTCCCCCCTGGACCCACTGCGCTGACCGtagccctctctgtgtgtggggtcctgcttctcctgctgctccttggcATGGCTTTATTTTACCTGGGAAAAAGAG GATACCTGAGATTCTGCAATTCAGAAAAGATTAAGCAGCAATCTGAGTTGTGCACAGATCCTGCTATAG CTGTGGTCAGTGAAACCTCTATCTACGCCAATGTCTCAGAAATGG AAAGCCCACGGTCGTTGTATAAACATGATTCACCAGAAGATGGCAACATGGAGCTAAATCTGGTATACTCAGACGTTCAATTGAATACCACCACTCAAT CACCCCAAAGAAGCTCTCGTGTCCCCATACCAGATGAAG GTGTCCACTATGCTATTGTGAAGCTAGGGTGGGTGAACTGCCGAGGCACAACAGAGAGAATGTAA
- the LOC106605966 gene encoding sialic acid-binding Ig-like lectin 15 produces MDTRSLCRMVNLLLCFMEALGAASNDDGWSMKVQAEVRAMEGYPVVLPCSFTHPHHTLHSSLQVVWRLGHGQGSTVLYHCSSPTGARTCQPDPQQDQRYRLEGNPREHDLSLRINSAALQDNGRYYCRVEVPGHAHASYEDKMGTRLRVEAAPRILGLSVEGSEEAGYRAQCRVQGSPLPDVQWLGPDEHMEGFDISPLSQESLEQHHTTSQLRDVLPGQQYTCSASNPLGKDQATLYMLPPRQVQVSGEAPPLLLLLSLSLGFKVLLLLGMVVWLPQGGGPAWLRCWFK; encoded by the exons ATGGACACCCGGTCACTCTGCAGAATGGTGAATCTCCTATTGTGTTTCATGGAAG CCCTGGGCGCTGCTTCGAACGATGACGGCTGGTCCATGAAGGTTCAGGCGGAGGTGCGTGCCATGGAGGGCTACCCGGTGGTGCTGCCTTGCTCCTTCACCCACCCCCACCACACGCTGCACTCCTCCCTGCAGGTGGTGTGGCGGCTGGGCCACGGCCAGGGCTCTACGGTGCTGTACCACTGCTCCTCTCCCACCGGGGCCAGGACCTGCCAGCCAGACCCCCAGCAGGACCAACGTTATCGCCTGGAGGGGAACCCCCGAGAGCACGACCTCTCCCTGCGCATCAACAGCGCCGCCCTGCAGGACAACGGACGCTACTACTGCCGTGTGGAGGTCCCCGGACACGCACACGCCAGCTACGAGGATAAGATGGGCACACGGCTTAGAGTGGAGG CTGCCCCACGAATCCTGGGACTGTCAGTGGAGGGCAGTGAGGAAGCTGGCTACAGGGCTCAGTGTCGTGTCCAGGGCTCTCCCCTACCTGACGTCCAGTGGCTGGGGCCTGACGAGCACATGGAAGGGTTCGACATCTCGCCCCTCTCCCAGGAGTCCCTCGAGCAACATCACACCACCAGCCAGCTCCGGGACGTCCTCCCTGGGCAGCAGTACACATGTAGTGCCTCCAACCCCCTGGGGAAGGACCAGGCCACCCTGTACATGCTGCCCCCCAGGCAGGTGCAGGTCTCTGGGGAGGCCCCTCCGCTGctgctcctgctctccctctccctggggTTCAAGGTGCTCCTGCTGCTGGGGATGGTAGTCTGGCTGCCGCAGGGAGGAGGCCCAGCCTGGCTCAGATGCTGGTTCAAATGA